tttattgtgttgttcttgtcattgttgtttttgttgtcacttaTTGGTGTGTAGGTGAGGACCGAGGTTGAAGCAAGGTTACGGAAAAAGTACGACGTGTTCAAAGCCGAGACTTACAAGACGCAGGATGTGGCCGGGACCAACTACTTCATTAAGGTAGAACAAGTCCTGGAGgacaagacacacacatcacagaaaaTATCATCTTTAAAGTGGAAGTTCACCCATAAATCAACATTCACTCTTTATACACACACCACTATGacaatccaatacaattgaagtaaatagATActacttcttcaaacgtaaaaaaaaaactacagaaaacatAAAAGCGTCCATgttgctcctgtggtgtcatgtATAGTGTCTGTAAGCCAATACATTAAAGTTCGGGAGCggaattggatttggctgcaacgctgtttacttACTGATACTTACTGATATCCAGTGAGGTGCCAGTGTTATAGAAGAAGATGACACAATGCTGCTGTTTACAGGGAGACATTCAACAACTAGATGGTGCACTTAGTGGAACTGTTTTTCTCAGAGGAGCAAAATGAAGATGAACTCTTATTCATCGGGTGAACACAAACTCTAACTCTTGTTTCCTTGCAGGTCAATGTGGGAGGAGATGATCATCTTCATCTCGCAGTTTCCCAAAAACTGCCATGTGATGGAGGGAACTGTCTGCTTACTAACATACGTGAAGGCAAAAGCCACCACGACCCCATCGAGCATTTCTAAAGGGAACACAAACCAGACAAAGCATCCTATCAGTGCCTACAGGCTGTTCAATCAAATAATCTAACATTAACCCGGCTCTGTATCAAACAATTTTACCCTACATCTAATTATATACTGTCTTAGCAGTGTAGCTCATGATGTTAGGAGAATGTCAAAAAGAAATTGTAAGCCGtgtattaattaaaaataattgaaaaaatcggatttgttcttgtttttgtttctgtgcgggggggagggggggggggaattaggATTGAAGCCAAGGTCCCAGCACAAACGGGGCCTCTCTCAGAGAACACTTATTGTTATTAAATAGTTCATGttattaaagtatttattaacaAGTTATGAATGAAATATAATTAGGTTTTATTTCTCCAGGATAATCTTTATGTTTCACCCTTCTCTCTGTTCAATGCGTGGTTCATTCTTGCTTGATTTCCAGTCAGCAGAACAGAAGGTGAACTGTCTCTGGAGACACTGGCAGAGTGGGTCTTAGAGCTCTTGGTGTTTTTCAGTATTCATAATAAGTTGATGAGTGGTCTGAAATTGGAAGAGTTTTTgagatgtgtgtgggtgtgagagagcgagagagcgaaagtgaaagagagagacagagacactaCTTCCCAACACCTGAAGTTGTTTACATTAACTTTTATCAAGTCAAGAAGGCAGCTTTATCCTGACGGACATGCAGCGAGAGAAGAAGGCAGAGGATCGATCCACTTCTTCTAGAACAGGGGTCTCCACCCTTCTTCATCTCTGAGcaactttgaatattttaaaCGGGCCGAGAGCTACTTGCATCACATCGCTTACATTTCTTCACAAAGTACGCATCAGCTGAATGAAGCTACTTTTTTGTACTTGTCTGAAATTGCAATACTCAAagcattacatttattaaatatcacTGTTTCGCCCCCTGTTGGCTCGAAGTGGGGCATAGCATAAATGCGACAGGTATGCAGAAGTGAGGGTGCAATCACACAAACTATAACAAGATAAAAGGCAAAGAAAGtatttaaacaaagcaacatAGGGATCAACAAGGACTCTCAGtggcaccaaagaaaagaacacaaaaaaaacctaGCCCCCCTTTACAGGTGCGTAGCACCCAAAAGTACAGCGGGTGGTGCTCACTCTAACCTGGGGTAATAACAAGAAGTAAACCTGCATGTGTGTTATATGTAGACCCCGGAGTATCTTACCTGTCCTTGTTGTCCCAGTGCGCACAACAAACAAGcattcacaaagacaaagacaaaagtaGGCTGCTGACACCTCAAATGATAGAGGAAAAAGTTAATCAATGCACCAGCAAATGTTTAAgctaaaccaaacacaaacccacagcgCTCTGACACAGCTCCCTACAAAAAACCCTCCTCTCCAgctgacaaaaaacaaaacaaaggactATTCAAAGGGGAAGGGTTGATTGTAGATGGGGACCAGGTGTGGTGATTTTCGTTATTGGAACCAGGTGAGATGATCGGCCATGatgcttcttcctctgtgccACTTCAATGATGCGTCCTGCCCGAGAGCTCCCCCTTCTGGTCCCTGCAGGCATCTCCAGGCACccaagaggaggagacaaaaaaaaaaacacaaaacagaacacaatacatgtacacatacagGACATAAAGAACATGGTTCGTAACTTTTTTGTACTTGTCTGAAATTGCATTACTCAAagcattacatttattaaatgtcaCAAAGATTATTACAAAGCTTATCAAAGATCTTCAAACCTGTCACTGCTTATGCATCACATCCCTGCAACACATTGTTGAATTACTGAAACTCTTTTGGTGTCTGGTTCCATGAAAACCATTTATGTTCCCCACGCCTGTGCAGACTTACCTGCAGTACTGTTTTCTACATGCCAGCgatttaaaaccaaagactgtgtataaagatggacgtcatgTTTCCATGATCTCTTTGTAGAACAAAAATTAAGCTAAATGAAGCTTCCATCTTTTGCCTCTGAAGTTATCTGTAGCCAGAGTCAGTGCGGTTAATGATTCGGGAGATGGAGTCATCATATCTAGGCCCTGCGAATGCATCGTGTTCGGCCAatcgagtcagtctcagctgtcaaacatGATGATCCgctgcattatttatttttatcaaatgactaattaaattaaacttgttCAGACAAATGAACGTTCGGACTTTCATCAATATCACCTACCCTTCACGAACATACTGTTTTATTACACCaactattttttatttgctctcTAGTCTCTACTCCATCCAATTACATTGAGGAGGTTCCGCCAGACAAATACTGCtaccagccaccagagggcatcGAGACAATTTCCCTTCCCTTCATTTTTGGGGAGCTGCCATGTCATCCATCATTACTTGCAATCAATGCCACCGTATATTAATAATATCTCTGCTCCCTGACAAATGTCTGGATGTATTTTGAATCCAGAGAATTATTTATTGTTCTGTCTCTGTTGGTGTTAACAGAAACCAATTCCACACAAAAGCCTGCAGACAGTGTTGTTAAATTAGGACAGATGGCCAAATATAGACCTGAGgtattttgtattgtatttcacTCTGAAAATATCATCGCTGGTTGATTCAAGTCAGGATTAAGGATTTCTGTCAAAACTGGGTTTCTCACTGATCCTGGATTTATCGTATGTGTCCACCAGATTAATTCATCTAACAATAACTGGTAAACCTCCTGAGACCAATTTTTGGGCATTTTTGCGCTCCAAATGCCCCTTTTGGTGTATTGGCAGGAGATCGATTCGTTGCTGTAGATAGtaattttgattatttattcaatgatttatataattttcaACCCGTCTATTTTCACCAGTGTTGCACAGCTCAGTTTTCTTTCTATAACCAAAGATCTGCAGGATTGATTTTGACTGGGTCACAGTTTCTGATGAGGCCCACATCGTATTTGTCCTTTGCCCACAGCGTTTCTGGTAAGTCTGTAAGAAGAAGAGAAGTATCTCAGGGATTTGACAACATGATGTGAGAATGGAGATAGTCATCAACCACATATAATGATCGTGTGGCcgaaaaacttttaaaactgaAAGCATTCATGCTAGGTGAATACATTACATCAGGTGTCTTTGTGGACTGCCAATCAGCGACAGCCTGAAATTATATGACAAATGGTCCTAGATCCCTCACTATGCCTGTCGGTGAGCGAAACAGCAGCTGCCCTCTTGGAACCGGACCAGAAGATGGTTAGACACCAGGGAATCATGTCACATGTAAAGTACGATGCAATGCCTCTAAGGGCATGAAattggaaaaagaagaagtgactTAAGGCTGTGACATGGAGAGCAACTCAGTAATGACATCCATAGGCAGGAGCCCCTGATACACAAGCAGTGGCACATGAGCCATTTGGGACATCTGAAAAGATGGTGGGGTTGAATGTTGTGTAACCGTCACCCCATCAGGAGAGGATACCAAATTGAGTCCTAAGGCAATCATCAAGTCCAAATGAGAACAAGGAGTGTAAAATTCCTCACCTCAGTCCAAAAGGTTTCACTGTTCAGACCTGCTGCTTCCCGCATGTCTgttggcaaaaatgtttatgtgaAGATTTATCTCATTGTTGAAGAACATTTTTTCCACTGAAACCATGTGGGCGTGTCAGAGGTGCTGCCTCATCTTGATCACCATGGAAATGTGCAGATACTGATAAGCAGTGATTTCCTAATAACAAATAAGGATGTAGATtctcaaaataatgacttaTTACTTATTCAACCCAAACCAATTATCAGTTAGTTTCATAAACATTACTTAAAATAAGACTTtcgaaatgaaaataatgacaaaGTAAGTAACGAAATCATTACATTTGATATACAAGTTATTATTTGGAGGTTTCTCACATACTGACTTTGGGTTCTCATAAAATTATCATGAATGTTCTTTTCATTCAACCCCACCTCCACAATATAGTGGTGGGACGAGAATGCCTCGTTCATCTCTTCACTCCTTAGAGCTCCATGGCAGTGTTATCATGTTTGTTGGATGCCTTTccacacaaactgctgctgacGGAGAAATTCAGAAGATCTGTGACAGCGTAAGTGGAAAACAAGATATTCCCTCACAGTTCAGAGGGCTTGTCTTTCATTTTGATGCTTTTGAAACTTTATGATCTTGAGCGCgttatctttaatcaactctcctcctgTCTTAACCACAATAGCCTTCTTGaacctcaccagtctggtttcaaggcaggtcactcaactgagactgcccttcttgctgtctctgagcagcttctcactgctagagcagcttctctctcctctgtccttattCTTCTAGACcactctgctgcatttgacacattgaaccaccagatccttatttcctcccttcaggacctggctgtctcaggctctgctctctccctgctctctcccgACCTCAATGACCTCACTTATCTgataacttggagaggatctgtgtctgaactttgtcctctcactactgggctCCCTCAAGGTTCCGAcctgggtcctctcctcttctctctgtacaccaactctctcagctctgccattcactcacatggcttttcttaccatagctatgctgatgacacccaactaatcctctcctttccccgatctgaaacacaggtagcagtacgaatcactgcctgtctgaccgacatctctcagtggatgacCGCACACCATCTGAAAATGAAcaacttttccttccagggaaagactctccatACCACagcctgactattaactttgacaactccaTGTTAACACCCACTCAGTCttctaggaacctgggtgtgaaaCTCAACAGCCAACTCTGCCTCACTGCCAACATAATGGTAACAAAacgttcctgtagattcatgctgtacaacatcaggagaatacgcccccttctcactcagaaggtggtgcaggttctggtccaggctctggtcatctcacgtctagacaACTGCAACTCCCTCcgggcaggtctacctgcttcTGCCATCCGTCCTTTGCAGCTCATTCAGAaggcagcagctcgactggtttttaaccaacctataTTCACTCACACTGCTCCGCTCCTacgctcccttcactggctacCAGTGGCTGACGCGTCCGCTTCAAAATATTAGTACTGCGTAACATGCTTTGAACAGATTAGGTTCAGTCTATATCCAGGACATGGTTTAACGTCACACCCCAgtccgttcactccgctctgctttggccaatcggctcgttgctccctcactgcgagttaaacactcatcaaaatgatgactgtttgctgtcctggctcctaaatggtggaatgagctcccaaTCGACAGCCAGACAGAaaaaagtttacacatcttctgccaaaaactaaaaacatacctcttccgtctataccttgaataaaaaaaaaaactaacaatttagtagcacttaaatggcactttcttatagcactttgtagttttgctttattttttaagaaattgtactttcttgattcatCTTGTTCTGGATTCGTACCCtctgggttgaatgcacttattgtaagttgctttggataaaagcgtcagctaattgaaatgtaatgtaatgtaatgaagtcCCACGTTCaacagaaagcagagaggagctttGAGGTTTTCACAGCCAAGACATACAGGGTGCAGACTGTGACCGGGACTGAGTACTTAATTTGTGTAATTGTATATTACAATGATTATTTCTAAAAATCCTGTCCACACAAGATGATACACTTGATCTTTAAGGAATGATCTCAGAGCTCTGCAATTCAcccaaaaatgtgtgtgacttTCAGCCCTTGTTTTGCTTCATCGGGCTAAACTGTCCTGGTACACTGTTGTCGCtcttgtgatggaaatctgaaaatacaagaggctggaacaccaaatgtgtctatgtgtatttaataggggctttctgcagagaggatcaacacagagagacactgggATCTGAGAGcgaagatggagaacagtcaaatgcaaggatTATATAGGAGAGCTAGGGCTGTTTGTCTTTGCCAGTTCAGACTTGTTCTGTATGCACAGTTTGCCACAggaattaaaacacaataaatgttttgaatACGTTTTCATTAGGTTTTTGGACAGTCAAGAAAGGTCATTCAGTTCACCAACACTTCAAGTCATAAATGTCTTGGATGCAAAAAGTTACTCTTCAATTACAAAACAAGTTTCAACCACACTTAGGTATTTTCCACTACACTCTCATGCCAAGATTCTTTCTACATCTCAAAGTTCTATTTGAGAGTTATAGTCCAATGAGGTGCCAGCCAAGATAACACAATGGCAAGTAATAAAGAGACAACCAAGAATTCAATTCATTACTTTTGGCTGGCTGCTCTGTtcggtgaaaaaaacagatgtttatCCTCAGGAGTTGCACGagatcaaaaatgtaaaaacaagcaGACACATGTTCACCAGGTGAATAAAAACGCTCACTATTGCTTCCTTGGAGGTCCAttagggaggagaggagcatgttcacatctgtgtttttaaggCATTATCAAGTCAAGAAGGCAGCTCTGTGCTGACAAACATGCAGCAAGAGAAGAAGGCAGAGGACCCGATGGATTTCTTTTAAAGGAGCACAAACAAAACTCATCAGTTCAAATCACATTACACCAACATCTCTGTATGTTTAACAGTGTTACCCAATTCCAACATGAATCCACATACTGTATACTTGCTGTAGATCATACtgactttaacttttttaataattaagcGATAATTgaataaatttgatttgttgtgcGTCTTTCAATGTGTGGCTTTTCTTTCTGAGCTGGTTGATGATTTGTAAAATAACGTCTCAGCTTTCTTCCTATAACACAGGATCTGCATGAGCCTAAGCTATAGGTGGAGTCCAACTGCCAGACGGCAGACGTTACCTTTCTGCTTTCTGATATGTTTCCCGTttaacaaaatgtataaaaacccTCCTTTTAAACTATTCGTAGCTGCACTCTGAAGCGTTTTTTCTGACTGTGTAAACCTCTGCAGGGCTTATAATTAAGATTCAAAGACAACTCCGGTCCGTGAAACTCTTTATTTCACAACTCAAGATTACATTTCTAATACAAAATGTGGGCGTATCAGAGGTGTTGCCTTATCTTGAATCCATGGAGATGATAAGAAATGATTTACTAACCAAATATAATGTTGTAGTATCTCCAATTATAATCTTTCTTACAACCAATGAttaattaatttcataaattttataaataaataattgccAATTCAAAACCATTActcaaaataatgaatttgtatatcaaaaaaatgataaattaagGTATGAAATTATTACATCTGATACACAATGTGCAATAAGAAGATATCATCACGTAAATGCCATGACAACAAATTCAAATAAGAAGAGTCAATGAAGAGGAGACAACTTTGCACAAGAGCaacaattttttattaaataaatataagcaTAAAAAGATGtcatcaaatgtaaaaatgtgatttaaaaaagtcaCTGAATCTGCAAACCATCAGGGACGGACGAAAAGTTACACATGAAAACCTGTTTGAGGTTAGTaaacatttatatgtattacactacattaaatgaaataaagaaaacattccACTTACTTCTACGAATGTTACTTGAAATGGTTTCAAATAGAACCATATTACATTGTATCCTCATGCAGTGTCACTCCCCACCCTTCTCCCCTGCAGGTGGGTGGTACGCTCTATaacatcatgtgatcactgACTAAAGGTGACTTCCCTGCTAGAAGAATAAAAGACCCTTCTCGTGAGTTCATCGTGATCTTAGCTGAGATAAAGAGACGTGAAGATGTCTGTGGGAGGTGGACTCTCGGAGGTTCTGGAAGCAGATGGAAAAATCCAGTTGGTCTGTGACATGGTGAGTAGAGAAACTAGtattcctctctcttctctgggATCAATTCACTCATGGAcagggtttgtgttttattgtgttgttcttgtcattgttgtttttgttgtcacttaTTGGTGTGTAGGTGAGGACCGAGGTTGAAGCAAGGTTACGGAAGAAGTACGACATGTTCAAAGCCGAGACTTACAAGACGCAGGTTGTGGCCGGGACCAAGTACTTGATTAAggtagaaaaagaagaagtccTGGAGGacgagacacacacatcacacaaaatAGCATCTTAAAAGTGAAAGATCATTCCAAAATTTAAATCCACTCTTTGTACACTCACCACTATGATGGTTGTGACAAAGTTTACTTACTGATACTTACTGATATCCACTGAGGAGCCAGTGTTATAGAAGAAGATGACACAATGCTACTGTTTACAGGGAGACATTTTACAACTAGATGGTGCACTTAGTGGAACTGTTTTTCTCAGATgagcaaaacaaagaagaacTCACATTCATCTGGTGAACACAAACTCTAACCCTTGTTTCCTTGCAGGTCCATGTGGGAGGAGAAGATCATCTTCATCTCAGCGTTACCCTCAAACTGCCATGTGATGATGGGAAATGTGTGCTGACTAACATACATCAAGACAAAAAACACCACGACCCCATTGAGAATTTCTAAAGGGACCACAAACCAGACCGTGCATCCTATCAGTGCCTACAGGCTGTTCAATCAAATAATCTAACATTAACCCGGATCTGTATCAAACAATTTTACACTACATCTAATTATATACTGTCTTAGTAGTGTAGCTCATGATGTTAGGAGAATGTcaacaaaaaaattgaaagccgtgaattaattaaaaataattgaaaaaatctgatttgtttttgtttttgtttctgtgcgGGGGGTTTAAGATGATTCCAAGGTCCCAGCACAAACAGGGGCTCTCAGAGAAcacttattgttgttattattaattagttaatgtaattaaagtatttattaacaAGTTATGAATGAAATATAATTAGGGTTTATTTCTCCAGGATAGTCTTTTTGTTTCACACTCTCACTGTTCAATGTGTGGTTCAGTCTTGCTTGATTTCCAGTCAGCAGAACAGAAGGTGAACTGTCCCTGGAGAAGCTGGCAGCGTGGGTCTTAGAGCTCTTGGTGTTTTTCAGTATCTACAATAAGTTGATGAGTGGTCTGAAATGGGAAGAGTTTTTgagatgtgtgtgggtgtgagagagcgagagtgagagcgagagagagagacagagagagagcgagagagagagagagagagagagagagagagagcgagagagaaagagagacactaCTGCCCAACATCTGAAGTTGTTTACATTAACTTTTATCAAGTCAAGAAGGCAGCTTTATCCTGACGGACATGCAGCAAGAGAAGAAGGCAGAGGATCGATCCACTTCTTCTATAATAGGGGTCTCCAACCTTTCTTCATCTCTGAGCaactttgaacattttaaacaggCCGAGAGTTACTTGCATCACATCGCTTACATTTCTTCACAAAGTATGCATTAGCTGAATGAAGCTACTATTTTGTACGTGTCTGAAATTGCAATACTGAAAGCATAACATCTGTTAAATGTCACAAAGATTATTACAAAGCTTATCAAAGATCTTCAAAGCTTTCACTGCTGGTGCATCACATCCCTGCAGCACATTGTTGAATTACTGAAACTCTTTTGGTGTCTGGTCTCATGAAAACCATCTATGTTCCCCACGACTGCGCAGACTTAGCTGACGGTACTGTTTTCTATATGCCAGCaatttaaaaccaaagactgtgtataaagatggacgtcatgTTTCCATGGTCTCTTTGTTGAACAAAAATTAAGCTGAATGAAGCTTCCATCTTTTGCCTCTGAAGTTATCTGTAGCCAGAGTCAGTGAGATTAATGATACGGGGGGTGGAGTCCTCGTATCAAGGCCCTGCCAATGCATCGTGTTCGGCCAATT
The window above is part of the Platichthys flesus chromosome 21, fPlaFle2.1, whole genome shotgun sequence genome. Proteins encoded here:
- the LOC133932867 gene encoding cystatin-B-like, translated to MSVGGGLSEVLEADGKIQLICDMVRTEVEARLRKKYDVFKAETYKTQDVAGTNYFIKVNVGGDDHLHLAVSQKLPCDGGNCLLTNIREGKSHHDPIEHF
- the LOC133932868 gene encoding cystatin-B-like, which gives rise to MSVGGGLSEVLEADGKIQLVCDMVRTEVEARLRKKYDMFKAETYKTQVVAGTKYLIKVHVGGEDHLHLSVTLKLPCDDGKCVLTNIHQDKKHHDPIENF